Proteins encoded in a region of the Zea mays cultivar B73 chromosome 2, Zm-B73-REFERENCE-NAM-5.0, whole genome shotgun sequence genome:
- the LOC100193184 gene encoding nitrate-induced NOI protein isoform X1, which yields MAQPEIPAFGDWETTGNTPYTQKFEDARKNKKTGILAQPNDPRRDLEPPRKSPLHPTVYKTNPQDQGPRNPPHRPRPELDNQRHSDRPTHRESAPRRHSNLQREQGSNAGTPRSPYRTAAGSASPMQPNNQSKPKHRSTGMQTPERRASSEGLGQHTPGRSRMKPGGYEPEEVAVPPFGEWDDANAASGEKYTGIFNRVRDDRLSPTSSARQPSTTRSEENKVQQKCSCCIL from the exons ATGGCG CAACCTGAAATTCCTGCATTTGGGGATTGGGAAACCACTGGAAACACACCTTACACACAAAAGTTCGAGGATGCACGGAAGAACAAGAAAACAGGAATTCTTGCACAACCAAATGATCCAAGGAGGGATCTGGAACCTCCTCGCAAGTCGCCTTTGCACCCAACGGTCTACAAAACTAATCCTCAAGACCAAGGTCCAAGGAACCCACCACATCGACCAAGACCTGAACTTGACAACCAACGACACTCTGACCGGCCTACTCACCGTGAGTCTGCACCACGAAGACATTCAAATCTTCAGAGAGAACAAGGGAGTAATGCTGGGACACCAAGAAGCCCCTACAGAACAGCTGCTGGGTCTGCTTCACCAATGCAGCCAAACAACCAATCAAAGCCAAAGCACAGGTCAACTGGAATGCAGACTCCAGAGAGGAGGGCATCTTCAGAGGGGCTTGGCCAGCATACACCTGGAAGGAGCAGGATGAAGCCGGGTGGCTATGAG CCTGAAGAAGTGGCTGTACCACCCTTTGGCGAATGGGATGATGCAAATGCAGCATCAGGTGAAAAGTACACTGGTATCTTCAACAGGGTGAGGGATGATAGGTTGTCACCTACCTCTTCTGCTAGGCAACCGTCTACTACTCGTAGTGAAGAGAATAAGGTGCAACAG AAATGTTCTTGCTGCATACTTTGA